One region of Centropristis striata isolate RG_2023a ecotype Rhode Island chromosome 3, C.striata_1.0, whole genome shotgun sequence genomic DNA includes:
- the il17rd gene encoding interleukin-17 receptor D, whose protein sequence is MAAPRSVLISLSALFLSFCFCGGSTSSGSRRTSPERCGFKVPSVDGSRRLPVTFRADNCSLNYPLGKHVIHEVINVSFSHLACEDQAAVVVHWAASPLGIEHIKGFRVYLEDKNPEGKQCQHLILKEPRQLNFSYRNTKLSSQPFSGLTFDTDFMVRVVPFPTLMNESFFPPSFLRTNSCEVLLGSDNLVCKPFWKPKTLNVSQLGSNLHVTFDLAPASFGFHFYFLYYKLRQDGPFRQQRCKPDVNQLRTTCILQDVTPGTYTVELRDDSNTTRRQTQYHVSQVHSPWAGPIRAMAITVPLVIMSAFATLFTVMCRKKQQENIYSQLDEESSESSNHSAALNAERPWPRPKVFICYSNRDCPKHTSVIQSFAYFLQDFCSCEVVLDLWEHLEMCREGQMSWLSRQLDEANFIITVCSKGLRYYVEKKSRRGKTPVSRRGNSSSSPVGGSGGDVFIAVVAMIAEKLRLAKQSEGGGATELNRYMTVYFDYSTENDIPTMLSLAPRFKLMDQLPQLFSRLHSSQTSLSDRDSQPLNVSRRNYFRSRSGRSLYVSICNMHQHISQNPDWFEKQLAPSGSSSAPSSSKHPAPPAASAPSPPPKTPGPSSFDSGLVLNEVVMNSPSLEGGEAAPRRNMLLLAPGSSRSLNQGPSHSPSPSPGPCPSPGLCPSPGLCPSPGLCPSPGLCPSPGLCPSPGLPHCSLSTLGPTSRSTSGISGLSPEESSSSSSSSSSSAPSILQEVACVDITQPEEERLSPPELPPPRDSGIYDSSVPSSELSIPLMEGLSHDQADSSSLADSESSSSGLGDEEPPVVTSLRCSAATVCKAELHHHHHLEHSDGLKPVASL, encoded by the exons ACTGCTCCTTGAACTATCCTCTGGGGAAACATGTGATCCATGAGGTCATCAACGTCTCCTTCAGTCATCTGGCCTGTGAGGACCAGGCCGCCGTGGTGGTCCACTGGGCCGCCAGCCCACtag GAATCGAACACATTAAAGGTTTCAGAGTTTATCTGGAGGATAAAAACCCTGAAGGGAAACAGTGTCAACACCTGATCCTCAAAGAGCCTCGACAGCTCAACTTCTCCTACAGGAACACG aAGCTGAGCAGCCAGCCGTTCAGCGGTCTGACCTTTGACACTGACTTCATGGTTCGAGTCGTTCCTTTCCCCACTCTGATGAACGAGAGCTTCTTCCCTCCGTCCTTCCTCAGGACCAACT CGTGTGAAGTCCTGCTGGGATCAGACAACCTGGTCTGTAAACCCT tCTGGAAGCCGAAGACCCTGAACGTGTCTCAGCTTGGCTCAAACCTCcacgtgacctttgacctggcGCCGGCCTCCTTCGGCTTCCACTTCTACTTCCTTTACTACAAGCTGAGGCAGGACGGACCCTTCAGACAGCAGCGCTGCAAACCG gaCGTGAACCAGCTCAGAACGACATGCATCCTGCAGGACGTCACCCCAGGGACCTACACTGTGGAG CTGAGAGACGACAGCAACACGACGAGGAGGCAGACTCAGTACCACGTCAGCCagg TCCACTCGCCGTGGGCGGGGCCTATCCGGGCCATGGCCATCACGGTTCCTCTGGTCATCATGTCGGCCTTCGCCACGCTCTTCACCGTCATGTGTCGCAAGAAGCAGCAAG AAAACATCTACAGCCAGCTGGACGAGGAGAGCAGCGAGTCGTCCAATCACAGCGCGGCGCTGAACGCCGAGCGGCCGTGGCCCCGCCCCAAAGTCTTCATCTGCTACTCCAACAGAGACTGTCCCAAACACACCAGCGTCATCCAGAGCTTCGCCTACTTCCTGCAGGACTTCTGCAGCTGTGAG GTGGTGTTGGACCTGTGGGAACACCTGGAGAtgtgcagagaaggtcagaTGTCGTGGCTCAGCAGACAGCTGGACGAAGCCAACTTCATCATCACCGTCTGCTCCAAAGGACTCCG ATACTACGTGGAGAAGAAGAGCCGCCGAGGGAAGACGCCGGTCAGTCGCCGTggtaacagcagcagctctccgGTTGGTGGATCCGGAGGCGACGTGTTCATCGCCGTCGTGGCGATGATCGCCGAGAAACTGCGTCTGGCGAAGCAGAGCGAGGGGGGCGGAGCTACGGAGCTGAACCGCTACATGACGGTTTACTTTGATTATTCAACAGAAAACGACATCCCCACCATGTTGAGTCTGGCTCCCAG GTTTAAGCTGATGGACCAGCTGCCTCAGCTCTTCAGCCGGCTCCACTCCAGTCAGACCAGTTTGTCGGACCGAGACTCGCAGCCCCTCAACGTCTCCAGGAGGAACTACTTCAGGAGCCGCTCCGGGCGCTCGCTCTACGTCTCCATCTGCAACATGCACCAGCACATCAGCCAGAACCCCGACTGGTTCGAGAAGCAGCTGGCTCCTTCAGGGTCCTCCTcggccccctcctcctccaaacACCCTGCTCCCCCCGCCGCCTCGGCTCCCAGCCCGCCTCCCAAGACCCCCGGCCCCTCCTCCTTTGACTCTGGCCTGGTGCTGAACGAGGTGGTGATGAACTCGCCGTCCCTGGAGGGTGGGGAGGCGGCGCCCAGGAGGaacatgctgctgctggccCCGGGCTCCAGCCGCAGCCTCAACCAGGGCCCCAGCCACAGTCCTAGTCCCAGTCCTGGTCCCTGCCCCAGTCCTGGTCTCTGCCCCAGTCCTGGTCTCTGCCCCAGTCCTGGTCTCTGCCCTAGTCCTGGTCTCTGTCCCAGTCCTGGTCTCTGTCCCAGTCCAGGCTTGCCACACTGCTCCCTGTCCACGCTGGGACCCACTTCAAG GTCGACTTCTGGAATATCTGGACTCTCCCCTGaagagtcctcctcctcctcctcctcctcctcctcctctgctccctccATCCTGCAGGAGGTGGCGTGTGTCGACATCACGCAGCCAGAAGAGGAGCGTCTCTCTCCTCCGGAGCTCCCGCCGCCTCGTGATTCGGGGATCTACGACTCGTCGGTCCCGTCCTCGGAGCTCTCCATCCCCCTGATGGAGGGACTGTCCCACGACCAGGCCGACTCCTCCTCCCTGGCAGACAGcgagtcctcctcctccgggCTGG GTGACGAGGAGCCGCCGGTGGTCACGTCGCTCCGCTGCAGCGCCGCCACCGTCTGTAAAGCTGAgctgcaccaccaccaccacctggaGCACAGCGACGGACTCAAACCTGTGGCCTCGTTgtag